One Pyrococcus furiosus DSM 3638 genomic region harbors:
- the ribD gene encoding bifunctional diaminohydroxyphosphoribosylaminopyrimidine deaminase/5-amino-6-(5-phosphoribosylamino)uracil reductase RibD, whose translation MSDEKFMKLALRLARKGEGLTNPNPMVGAVLVKDNKIIGTGWHKRFGDKHAEVNAIEDAKRKGYTIEGATLYVTLEPCSHWGKQPPCADRIIEEGISRVVIAMVDPNPLVSGRGIKKLKEAGVEVKVGVLEEEAKKLNEIFVKYITTKIPFVSIKLALTLDGFIATQNFKSKWITDEKARGEVQKLRRRHMAIMVGANTIIQDNPRLDCRIKGCTEKFKVILDSQGKVADFIKKGHKLRVFENGKVIVFTKRPEKFKGICEAYPITEPFEILKKLGEIGIDSVLIEGGRIAGEFLNFADKLYLFYGPKIFGRGIKPFEILKVRDINEAPKFHIEGIKRVGKSFLVTAYPGDRNV comes from the coding sequence ATGAGCGATGAAAAGTTCATGAAACTTGCCCTTAGGCTGGCCAGAAAGGGGGAGGGATTGACGAATCCAAACCCAATGGTTGGGGCTGTTTTAGTTAAGGACAACAAGATTATCGGAACTGGATGGCATAAGAGGTTTGGAGACAAGCATGCTGAGGTTAATGCCATTGAAGATGCCAAAAGAAAAGGATACACCATTGAAGGAGCAACCCTATACGTAACTCTGGAACCTTGTTCTCACTGGGGAAAACAGCCTCCTTGTGCAGACAGAATTATTGAGGAAGGAATTTCAAGAGTCGTAATAGCAATGGTTGATCCAAACCCCCTGGTTTCAGGGAGAGGGATTAAAAAACTGAAGGAGGCTGGAGTTGAAGTAAAAGTTGGAGTTTTGGAAGAGGAAGCAAAAAAGCTCAACGAAATTTTTGTCAAATACATTACTACAAAAATTCCCTTCGTTTCTATAAAACTCGCCCTAACCTTGGACGGCTTTATCGCCACTCAAAATTTCAAATCTAAATGGATTACTGATGAAAAAGCAAGAGGAGAAGTGCAAAAGTTAAGAAGACGCCACATGGCCATAATGGTAGGAGCCAACACAATTATTCAAGACAATCCAAGGCTTGACTGCAGAATTAAGGGGTGTACTGAAAAATTTAAGGTGATACTAGATTCCCAGGGAAAAGTTGCAGATTTTATTAAGAAGGGGCACAAATTGCGTGTTTTTGAGAATGGGAAGGTTATAGTGTTCACTAAAAGGCCAGAGAAGTTCAAAGGAATATGCGAAGCATATCCAATCACCGAACCTTTTGAAATTTTGAAAAAGTTGGGGGAGATTGGAATAGATAGTGTGCTAATTGAAGGTGGGAGAATAGCGGGAGAATTCTTAAACTTCGCGGATAAGCTGTATCTCTTTTATGGTCCAAAAATATTTGGGAGAGGGATAAAACCATTTGAGATACTGAAGGTCAGAGACATCAATGAAGCCCCTAAATTCCACATAGAGGGGATAAAAAGAGTCGGGAAGAGCTTTTTAGTTACCGCATACCCAGGTGATAGAAATGTTTAG
- a CDS encoding IS6-like element ISPfu2 family transposase, whose translation MKAESILYSLISVLKPFRRNKIPPEKKIRAVELYLRGLSYRQVGKILKISHTTVWEAVQKLAEAVYQPTLLAVRKQRNFIAVDETVVKINGEKRFLWAALDVESREVLAVWITTTRNWWIARDFILVVLKSCKGQPVFLVDGGKWYKSAFKSLGLDFVHVTFGPRNCIERWFRTLKERTKRFWNNFRARDWRRVHRFVFLFAFWYNFVRFHSRFGCPPGDVTEWLQEVMPQLS comes from the coding sequence ATGAAGGCTGAGAGCATTCTATACTCACTGATTTCAGTCTTAAAACCTTTTCGCCGCAACAAAATCCCACCAGAAAAGAAAATCAGAGCAGTAGAACTATACCTGCGAGGCCTCAGCTACAGACAAGTCGGAAAAATCCTCAAAATCAGCCACACAACAGTCTGGGAGGCAGTTCAAAAACTAGCAGAAGCAGTTTACCAGCCAACACTCCTCGCAGTAAGAAAACAGAGGAATTTTATCGCAGTTGATGAGACTGTCGTAAAAATCAACGGGGAGAAGAGATTTCTCTGGGCTGCACTTGACGTTGAGAGCAGGGAAGTTCTCGCAGTCTGGATTACAACAACCAGAAACTGGTGGATTGCTAGAGACTTCATTCTGGTTGTTTTGAAATCCTGCAAAGGACAGCCTGTTTTTCTGGTTGATGGTGGGAAGTGGTACAAGTCTGCTTTTAAATCCCTTGGACTGGATTTTGTTCACGTAACCTTCGGGCCGAGGAACTGTATTGAACGCTGGTTCAGGACTTTAAAAGAAAGAACAAAGCGTTTCTGGAATAATTTCAGGGCTAGAGACTGGAGGAGGGTTCACAGGTTTGTTTTTCTGTTTGCGTTCTGGTATAATTTTGTTAGGTTTCATTCTCGGTTTGGTTGTCCGCCTGGTGATGTGACTGAGTGGCTTCAAGAGGTGATGCCCCAGTTATCCTGA
- the ribH gene encoding 6,7-dimethyl-8-ribityllumazine synthase: protein MKVRTFEGDYRGEGLRIAVVVSRFNDLLTEELLKGALDCFKRHGVEEVHIFRVPGSFEIPITVKKIAKRGYDAILALGVLIKGETRHFELVASQVSRGIAQVSLEEGIPVIFGIVPAEDEIQAISRSGIKSNRGFEYALTTIEMANLFRKLGENNER, encoded by the coding sequence ATGAAAGTTAGAACATTTGAAGGGGATTATAGGGGGGAGGGGTTAAGAATAGCGGTCGTTGTTTCTAGGTTTAATGATCTTCTAACAGAGGAACTCCTAAAAGGTGCCCTTGATTGTTTCAAGAGGCATGGAGTAGAGGAAGTGCATATTTTTAGGGTTCCAGGATCATTTGAAATCCCAATTACGGTGAAGAAAATTGCAAAGAGAGGGTACGACGCAATATTAGCCCTTGGAGTCTTAATAAAGGGGGAGACAAGACATTTCGAGCTAGTAGCCTCTCAAGTGTCAAGGGGAATAGCACAAGTATCCTTGGAAGAGGGGATCCCAGTCATATTTGGAATAGTACCGGCGGAAGACGAGATACAGGCAATTTCAAGGTCTGGAATAAAGTCAAACAGGGGTTTTGAGTATGCCTTAACTACAATTGAAATGGCCAACCTTTTCAGGAAATTAGGTGAGAATAATGAGCGATGA
- a CDS encoding coiled-coil protein — protein sequence MQVKVDPEEIRRIKQELEELQREKRDIEFKLEELQKELNVWIQKRDEKNLEVRRLREKAREFKAKRDEINQKIKELKKNKEEINAKLDLLYQEALEYKTKRDEFKQLRRLKMPKEKIEERIEKLEWELQTNPNITPEREKQIVDQIQVLATELEIIQQVERFNNKLQEVRKKIEQLKKARRAISLEIQQLANQSQQFHEQMIKTYQKADEVKKEADEYHQKVLEIREKIREVRRELRELERKILEYDQKHKELLAYKLAARLLSKRDANFEKAVQALEKFKRGEKLTLDEILLLQRYNLV from the coding sequence ATGCAAGTGAAAGTTGATCCAGAGGAAATTAGGCGTATCAAGCAGGAGCTTGAAGAGCTTCAGAGAGAGAAGAGAGATATTGAGTTTAAATTGGAAGAGCTCCAGAAGGAGCTCAATGTTTGGATTCAAAAGAGAGATGAGAAGAATCTTGAAGTAAGAAGACTAAGGGAGAAAGCCAGAGAATTCAAGGCAAAGAGAGATGAGATCAACCAAAAAATTAAGGAGCTCAAGAAGAACAAGGAAGAGATTAATGCAAAGCTCGACCTTCTCTATCAGGAAGCTTTAGAATACAAAACTAAGAGGGATGAATTTAAGCAACTAAGAAGACTTAAGATGCCAAAAGAAAAAATTGAGGAAAGAATTGAAAAGCTGGAATGGGAATTACAGACGAATCCAAACATAACACCAGAAAGGGAGAAGCAGATAGTTGATCAAATTCAAGTCCTGGCAACTGAGCTGGAGATAATCCAGCAGGTAGAAAGGTTTAACAACAAGCTCCAAGAAGTTAGAAAGAAGATAGAGCAGTTAAAGAAGGCAAGAAGGGCAATTTCTCTTGAAATTCAGCAGTTAGCAAACCAGAGCCAGCAATTCCACGAGCAGATGATTAAAACCTACCAGAAGGCTGATGAAGTGAAGAAAGAGGCCGATGAATATCACCAAAAGGTCTTGGAGATTAGGGAAAAGATCAGAGAGGTAAGGAGAGAGCTGAGAGAATTGGAAAGAAAGATACTTGAATACGACCAGAAGCACAAGGAGCTGTTGGCATATAAACTTGCAGCAAGATTATTATCCAAGAGAGATGCGAACTTCGAGAAGGCTGTGCAAGCCCTTGAGAAGTTCAAGAGGGGAGAAAAGCTCACCCTTGATGAAATCCTGTTGCTCCAGAGATACAATCTCGTGTGA
- a CDS encoding iron-containing alcohol dehydrogenase — MFEISIYLPTEIVFGPGKLEMLPKLVKKHGLSGKALIVTGRRSTKETGVLYRVQELLKQAGVESIVFDKIIPNPISTHVDEGAEIARKENVSFVVGLGGGSAIDSAKAIAMTAASGGKYWDYVPAVGGGKKPTGALPIVAIPTTHGTGTEADPYAVITNPETKEKQGIGYDVLFPKFSIVDPELMLTLPKDQTVYTSMDAFYHSIEAFLNVRANPYSDVLALDSMRRIVTYLPLAYENLRNLEARTQLAWASTEAGITETVTGVVANHALEHGLSGFYPEVPHGLGLCILGPYLFEYILDYAYEKLAIVGREVFGVYEPNDRKAAELAIKKLRDFQSLFGVNKKLRELGVKEEDIPEMARTAYRMMKPVIEATPGDLKVEDLEEIYRRAY; from the coding sequence ATGTTTGAGATATCAATTTATCTTCCCACAGAAATAGTTTTTGGTCCTGGGAAGCTTGAAATGCTTCCTAAACTAGTGAAGAAGCATGGGCTTTCTGGGAAGGCCCTAATAGTAACTGGAAGGAGAAGCACAAAGGAAACTGGAGTTCTTTATAGAGTTCAAGAACTACTTAAGCAAGCTGGGGTAGAGAGCATAGTTTTTGACAAAATTATTCCAAATCCAATATCTACTCATGTGGATGAAGGGGCAGAGATAGCGAGAAAAGAAAATGTTAGCTTTGTTGTTGGCTTGGGTGGTGGAAGTGCGATAGATAGTGCAAAAGCTATAGCAATGACTGCCGCCAGTGGAGGTAAATATTGGGACTATGTTCCAGCTGTGGGAGGAGGAAAGAAGCCTACTGGAGCGCTTCCAATAGTTGCAATTCCAACAACCCACGGGACTGGAACGGAGGCTGATCCTTATGCTGTTATAACTAATCCTGAAACAAAGGAGAAGCAGGGAATTGGATATGATGTTCTCTTCCCCAAATTCTCTATAGTTGATCCAGAACTTATGCTTACTCTTCCAAAAGATCAAACAGTGTACACTTCAATGGATGCTTTCTACCACTCCATTGAGGCCTTTCTTAATGTTAGAGCAAATCCATATTCGGATGTTCTGGCTCTCGACTCAATGAGGCGCATTGTTACATACCTTCCATTGGCCTACGAAAACTTGAGAAATCTTGAAGCAAGAACGCAACTTGCCTGGGCAAGTACTGAGGCTGGAATAACGGAAACGGTAACGGGAGTTGTGGCAAATCATGCACTTGAGCATGGTCTAAGTGGATTCTATCCTGAAGTGCCTCATGGTCTGGGCCTCTGCATTCTAGGACCCTACCTCTTTGAATACATTCTCGACTATGCCTATGAAAAGTTGGCGATAGTCGGAAGAGAGGTATTTGGAGTTTACGAGCCAAATGACAGAAAGGCAGCAGAGCTAGCTATTAAGAAGCTACGTGACTTCCAGAGCCTCTTTGGAGTAAACAAGAAGCTCAGAGAATTAGGGGTTAAAGAGGAAGACATTCCAGAGATGGCTAGGACTGCTTATAGAATGATGAAACCTGTTATAGAGGCAACACCGGGAGATTTGAAAGTTGAAGACTTGGAAGAGATCTATAGAAGAGCATACTAA
- a CDS encoding bifunctional 3,4-dihydroxy-2-butanone-4-phosphate synthase/GTP cyclohydrolase II — translation MNIEEIRNSFLSGRPAVLIDEERENEADLVFPAEIATPKVVNFMLSAKGLLCLALDMEEGIKRGFFKLPNNGGETNFLIPVDYKDVFTGITAEERALTARKVAEGLGIENFRYPGHLPLLGGLGLNKRKGHTEASLELVEMAGFKRYALIIEILDDKGYSHNLDYAFHFAKEHDLPLIRIREIWKEFVRRKQLIHVYSKAKLPTKYGDFEIYSFKNDLDFKDHVALVKKPFKGTPLVRVHSKCLTGDTLGSLKCDCGSQLENALRTISQEGGVLIYLDQEGRGIGLREKIRAYEFQDRGLDTVEANKALGFAPDERTYEVAFQILRALGIEKIKLLTNNPSKVKALRELGIEIEDVIPLPGEINRYNFFYLKTKVEKLGHKIPGVEV, via the coding sequence ATGAACATCGAAGAAATTAGGAACAGCTTCCTCTCAGGAAGACCTGCAGTTCTTATTGACGAGGAGAGGGAGAATGAGGCTGATCTAGTATTTCCCGCAGAAATTGCAACCCCTAAAGTCGTAAACTTTATGCTTTCTGCCAAAGGCTTGCTCTGCCTAGCTCTAGATATGGAAGAAGGAATAAAACGAGGATTCTTTAAACTTCCCAATAATGGAGGAGAGACCAACTTTCTAATCCCAGTTGACTACAAAGATGTATTCACTGGCATTACCGCGGAAGAAAGAGCACTAACCGCAAGAAAAGTAGCAGAAGGACTTGGAATTGAGAACTTTCGATATCCTGGCCATCTTCCACTCCTGGGAGGATTAGGATTAAATAAGCGAAAAGGTCACACAGAGGCCTCCCTTGAATTAGTAGAGATGGCAGGATTCAAGAGATATGCACTCATTATAGAGATATTAGACGATAAAGGGTATTCCCACAATTTAGATTATGCCTTCCATTTTGCCAAGGAACATGATCTTCCCCTCATTAGAATAAGGGAGATTTGGAAGGAGTTCGTAAGAAGGAAGCAATTAATTCATGTTTACAGCAAGGCAAAGCTTCCCACTAAATACGGAGACTTTGAAATTTACAGCTTCAAAAACGACCTAGATTTTAAGGATCATGTTGCGCTCGTGAAAAAGCCGTTTAAGGGAACACCTCTCGTAAGAGTTCACTCCAAGTGCTTAACAGGGGATACACTTGGATCCCTAAAATGTGACTGTGGGAGCCAGCTAGAGAATGCACTCCGAACGATATCCCAGGAGGGAGGAGTGTTAATTTACCTAGACCAAGAAGGGAGGGGGATTGGATTAAGAGAGAAGATAAGAGCCTACGAATTTCAAGACAGGGGATTAGACACCGTAGAAGCAAACAAGGCACTTGGTTTTGCTCCTGATGAGAGGACTTATGAAGTTGCTTTTCAAATTTTAAGAGCCCTTGGAATTGAAAAAATAAAACTTCTCACAAACAATCCCTCAAAAGTCAAGGCTCTAAGAGAGCTTGGGATTGAAATTGAAGATGTAATACCTCTTCCTGGGGAAATAAACAGATACAACTTCTTCTATCTTAAAACAAAGGTTGAAAAACTTGGACATAAAATTCCGGGGGTAGAGGTATGA
- the arcS gene encoding archaeosine synthase subunit alpha has product MEVIKHDGPGRLGVIRLEPPVQTPALAGVDFTLSPFNSFFYPKDYKEYDFNLAPAIPLSYYTPDEIIKKAVKRLWEVDYSKFNAFYFPALKRTKHYEELFKIIEENDFDAIYIGNSKSMIKDYRGFVFTMRELREKFPNAVLITDLEPFFYPLAVYLGIDAFDIRSLKIYSYEGLGFTQFSPIIWDEPKEDPVEYAKKIIRLIRIAIHEGKLRYLVENFLPTSMNAGILRIADRENIEYLEKYTPVDDKTVVFISDYSMTRPEVYRWAKRVRERFEPPKDIELLLILPCSAKKPYSRSRSHTLYRSAVKEALGEKMHRVHELIVTSPYGVVPREWEWIAKYDIVVTGHWSEREVRLAGELLADVLEKYPDIPIIAHVEGGYREAVKLAMELSGRDVIFTAKGNSTTSRESLANLTKTLKEFDVRDVDKEYRRYRFYENIRKIFDFYFGLNAGYAVLPERAQVVGSKMLRLIVDNQQTGTFQEGVISVTPWGMQRIYDELHSYWVEIDFDVRGDIFAAGVGSADEKIRPNDWVGVVRDGKVVAVGRAVLSGEEMVKAKRGVAVKVKKKAKH; this is encoded by the coding sequence ATGGAAGTAATAAAGCACGATGGTCCTGGAAGGTTAGGGGTTATAAGGTTAGAGCCTCCAGTTCAGACTCCAGCTTTAGCCGGGGTAGATTTCACGCTCTCCCCATTCAACTCATTCTTCTATCCGAAAGACTACAAGGAGTACGACTTTAACCTGGCTCCAGCCATACCGCTTAGTTATTACACTCCAGATGAAATTATTAAGAAGGCGGTAAAAAGGCTCTGGGAAGTTGATTATTCAAAATTTAATGCCTTTTACTTTCCAGCCCTTAAGAGGACTAAACACTACGAAGAACTGTTTAAGATCATTGAAGAAAACGACTTTGATGCAATCTACATAGGGAACTCTAAATCGATGATTAAAGATTATAGGGGATTTGTTTTCACTATGAGAGAACTTAGAGAGAAATTCCCAAATGCCGTGCTCATAACTGATCTGGAGCCTTTCTTCTACCCCCTAGCCGTGTACCTGGGAATTGATGCATTTGACATAAGATCCCTTAAGATATACTCCTATGAAGGGCTGGGCTTCACCCAGTTTTCTCCCATTATATGGGATGAGCCTAAGGAGGATCCCGTCGAATACGCAAAGAAAATTATTAGGCTAATAAGAATTGCAATTCATGAGGGAAAGCTAAGATATCTGGTAGAGAACTTTCTACCAACTTCAATGAATGCTGGAATTCTAAGGATTGCTGATAGGGAGAATATTGAGTATTTGGAGAAGTACACACCAGTGGATGACAAGACGGTTGTCTTCATAAGTGACTACTCAATGACTAGGCCCGAAGTTTATAGATGGGCCAAGAGGGTTAGAGAGAGGTTTGAACCCCCAAAGGATATAGAGCTTCTCTTGATTTTGCCGTGTTCAGCTAAGAAGCCTTATTCTAGATCCAGATCCCACACCCTCTATAGAAGTGCAGTAAAGGAGGCTTTAGGGGAGAAAATGCACAGGGTTCATGAGCTGATCGTTACCTCCCCTTATGGCGTAGTTCCCAGGGAGTGGGAATGGATTGCAAAGTATGACATTGTTGTCACTGGTCACTGGAGCGAGAGAGAGGTTAGATTAGCGGGTGAATTGTTGGCTGACGTTCTTGAAAAATACCCAGACATTCCAATAATAGCTCACGTCGAAGGGGGTTACAGGGAAGCGGTAAAGCTCGCAATGGAGCTGAGTGGGAGAGATGTAATATTTACTGCAAAAGGAAACTCAACAACTTCAAGAGAATCTTTGGCCAACCTAACGAAAACTCTCAAGGAGTTCGATGTTAGGGATGTTGATAAAGAATACAGAAGGTACAGGTTCTATGAAAACATAAGAAAGATTTTTGACTTTTACTTTGGCCTCAATGCAGGTTATGCAGTTCTGCCCGAGAGAGCCCAGGTCGTTGGGTCGAAAATGCTAAGATTGATAGTTGATAACCAGCAGACGGGAACTTTTCAAGAGGGTGTAATAAGCGTAACCCCCTGGGGAATGCAGAGGATATACGATGAGCTTCACTCTTATTGGGTTGAGATAGACTTCGATGTAAGAGGGGATATATTTGCTGCCGGAGTGGGGAGTGCAGATGAGAAGATAAGGCCTAATGATTGGGTTGGCGTTGTAAGAGATGGAAAAGTAGTAGCTGTTGGAAGGGCAGTTCTGAGTGGGGAGGAGATGGTGAAAGCAAAGAGAGGAGTTGCTGTAAAGGTAAAGAAAAAGGCTAAGCACTAA
- a CDS encoding SDR family oxidoreductase, which translates to MKVAVITGASRGIGEAIAKALAEDGYSLALGARSVDRLEKIAKELSEKHGVEVFYDYLDVSKPESVEEFARKTLAHFGDVDVVVANAGLGYFGRLEELTEEQFHEMIEVNLLGVWRTIKAFLNSLKRTGGVAIVVTSDVSARLLPYGGGYVATKWAARALVRTFQIENPDVRFFELRPGAVDTYFGGSKAGKPKEQGYLKPEEVAEAVKYLLRLPKDVRVEELMLRSIYQKPEY; encoded by the coding sequence ATGAAGGTTGCCGTAATTACTGGGGCATCCCGTGGAATCGGGGAAGCTATAGCAAAGGCCCTTGCTGAAGATGGATATTCCCTTGCCTTAGGGGCTAGAAGTGTTGATAGGTTAGAGAAGATTGCCAAGGAACTCAGCGAAAAACATGGGGTGGAGGTATTTTACGACTACCTCGATGTATCAAAACCAGAAAGCGTTGAAGAGTTTGCAAGGAAAACGCTAGCTCACTTTGGAGATGTGGACGTTGTTGTGGCCAATGCGGGGCTTGGTTACTTTGGTAGGCTTGAAGAGCTTACAGAAGAGCAGTTCCACGAAATGATTGAAGTAAACCTTTTGGGAGTTTGGAGAACAATAAAAGCTTTCTTAAACTCCTTAAAGCGGACTGGAGGAGTGGCTATTGTTGTTACTTCAGATGTTTCTGCAAGGCTACTTCCATACGGTGGAGGTTATGTGGCAACTAAATGGGCTGCAAGAGCATTGGTAAGGACCTTCCAGATTGAGAATCCAGATGTGAGGTTCTTCGAGCTAAGACCTGGAGCAGTAGATACATATTTTGGAGGGAGCAAAGCTGGGAAGCCAAAGGAGCAAGGGTATTTAAAACCTGAGGAAGTTGCTGAGGCAGTAAAATACCTCCTAAGACTTCCAAAGGATGTTAGGGTTGAGGAATTAATGTTGCGCTCAATTTATCAAAAACCTGAGTATTGA
- the bgaS gene encoding beta-galactosidase BgaS, with protein MKFPKNFMFGYSWSGFQFEMGLPGSEVESDWWVWVHDKENIASGLVSGDLPENGPAYWHLYKQDHDIAEKLGMDCIRGGIEWARIFPKPTFDVKVDVEKDEEGNIISVDVPESTIKELEKIANMEALEHYRKIYSDWKERGKTFILNLYHWPLPLWIHDPIAVRKLGPDRAPAGWLDEKTVVEFVKFAAFVAYHLDDLVDMWSTMNEPNVVYNQGYINLRSGFPPGYLSFEAAEKAKFNLIQAHIGAYDAIKEYSEKSVGVIYAFAWHDPLAEEYKDEVEEIRKKDYEFVTILHSKGKLDWIGVNYYSRLVYGAKDGHLVPLPGYGFMSERGGFAKSGRPASDFGWEMYPEGLENLLKYLNNAYELPMIITENGMADAADRYRPHYLVSHLKAVYNAMKEGADVRGYLHWSLTDNYEWAQGFRMRFGLVYVDFETKKRYLRPSALVFREIATQKEIPEELAHLADLKFVTRK; from the coding sequence ATGAAGTTCCCAAAAAACTTCATGTTTGGATATTCTTGGTCTGGTTTCCAGTTTGAGATGGGACTGCCAGGAAGTGAAGTGGAAAGCGACTGGTGGGTGTGGGTTCACGACAAGGAGAACATAGCATCAGGTCTAGTAAGTGGAGATCTACCAGAGAACGGCCCAGCATATTGGCACCTCTATAAGCAAGATCATGACATTGCAGAAAAGCTAGGAATGGATTGTATTAGAGGTGGCATTGAGTGGGCAAGAATTTTTCCAAAGCCAACATTTGACGTTAAAGTTGATGTGGAAAAGGATGAAGAAGGCAACATAATTTCCGTAGACGTTCCAGAGAGTACAATAAAAGAGCTAGAGAAAATTGCCAACATGGAGGCCCTTGAACATTATCGCAAGATTTACTCAGACTGGAAGGAGAGGGGCAAAACCTTCATATTAAACCTCTACCACTGGCCTCTTCCATTATGGATTCATGACCCAATTGCAGTAAGGAAACTTGGCCCGGATAGGGCTCCTGCAGGATGGTTAGATGAGAAGACAGTGGTAGAGTTTGTGAAGTTTGCCGCCTTCGTTGCTTATCACCTTGATGACCTCGTTGACATGTGGAGCACAATGAACGAACCAAACGTAGTCTACAATCAAGGTTACATTAATCTACGTTCAGGATTTCCACCAGGATATCTAAGCTTTGAAGCAGCAGAAAAGGCAAAATTCAACTTAATTCAGGCTCACATCGGAGCATATGATGCCATAAAAGAGTATTCAGAAAAATCCGTGGGAGTGATATACGCCTTTGCTTGGCACGATCCTCTAGCGGAGGAGTATAAGGATGAAGTAGAGGAAATCAGAAAGAAAGACTATGAGTTTGTAACAATTCTACACTCAAAAGGAAAGCTAGACTGGATCGGCGTAAACTACTACTCCAGGCTGGTATATGGAGCCAAAGATGGACACCTAGTTCCTTTACCTGGATATGGATTTATGAGTGAGAGAGGAGGATTTGCAAAGTCAGGAAGACCTGCTAGTGACTTTGGATGGGAAATGTACCCAGAGGGCCTTGAGAACCTTCTTAAGTATTTAAACAATGCCTACGAGCTACCAATGATAATTACAGAGAACGGTATGGCCGATGCAGCAGATAGATACAGGCCACACTATCTCGTAAGCCATCTAAAGGCAGTTTACAATGCTATGAAAGAAGGTGCTGATGTTAGAGGGTATCTCCACTGGTCTCTAACAGACAACTACGAATGGGCCCAAGGGTTCAGGATGAGATTTGGATTGGTTTACGTGGATTTCGAGACAAAGAAGAGATATTTAAGGCCAAGCGCCCTGGTATTCAGAGAAATAGCCACTCAAAAAGAAATTCCAGAAGAATTAGCTCACCTCGCAGACCTCAAATTTGTTACAAGAAAGTAG
- a CDS encoding energy-coupling factor ABC transporter ATP-binding protein, whose translation MIEVKGVWFWYEEGKPVLKNISLSFDEGILAVVGPNGSGKTTLVKMFNGLIKPKKGDVLVDGINTKEASTAQLSRIVGYVFQNPDAMFFEETVFDEVAFGPRNLGLSEEEVKERVKWALEAVGLKGFEDKNPFKLSGGEKQRLAIACILAMNPKYLVLDEPTTGLDERGVGALKNIIEELRKEGKSFVIVTHDMDLVLEVADKVLLLSNGEVQFYGDVFEFFELDLKRYKLEEPELVKICRGIGLKPVRSVEELLRGIGL comes from the coding sequence ATGATAGAAGTCAAGGGCGTATGGTTCTGGTATGAGGAGGGGAAACCCGTCTTGAAGAACATATCATTATCATTTGATGAGGGCATTTTAGCTGTAGTGGGGCCGAATGGAAGTGGGAAAACGACGTTAGTAAAGATGTTTAACGGACTAATTAAGCCAAAAAAAGGAGATGTTCTTGTTGATGGAATAAATACTAAGGAGGCATCAACTGCTCAGTTAAGTAGAATAGTTGGCTACGTATTTCAAAATCCCGATGCGATGTTTTTTGAGGAGACTGTATTTGATGAGGTAGCTTTTGGACCCAGGAATTTAGGTTTAAGTGAAGAGGAAGTTAAGGAGAGAGTTAAATGGGCATTAGAGGCCGTTGGACTCAAAGGATTTGAAGATAAAAACCCCTTCAAGCTCAGCGGAGGAGAGAAACAGCGCTTGGCTATTGCGTGCATATTAGCAATGAATCCAAAGTACCTTGTGCTGGATGAACCGACCACGGGACTAGATGAGAGGGGAGTTGGAGCTCTCAAAAATATCATAGAGGAGCTAAGGAAAGAAGGAAAATCTTTTGTAATAGTTACGCATGACATGGATTTAGTTCTCGAGGTTGCAGATAAAGTTCTCCTCCTCTCAAATGGAGAAGTTCAATTTTATGGTGACGTTTTCGAATTTTTTGAGTTGGACTTAAAGAGGTATAAGTTGGAAGAGCCTGAATTAGTGAAGATATGCAGAGGAATTGGCCTAAAACCAGTAAGAAGTGTTGAGGAACTGCTGAGGGGGATTGGCCTATGA